The Oncorhynchus tshawytscha isolate Ot180627B linkage group LG20, Otsh_v2.0, whole genome shotgun sequence genome has a window encoding:
- the LOC112214474 gene encoding proline-rich protein 36 — protein MVSKEPNHLLIGQYTNSKTADKPPGAMTVRSVLLNRDSPDIESRLKRRRNRTHQVRFKDLEDGVVGGTTGAGTKGPERTAAERDSPHPLRKNTPMSPMAPQGWLTERSMGDEVSSNQASVVGAVRGDMADTIEVVAAFLARAPPHPLTPGPTRRCWAPTSPPRPCSLTLPLSRRQYASMAIQTPSCLKKPKPRVPSAVSTRNRNVGDSVGVNGDDEQDDKKDEYYTTHNHISEPASIDGNGLGSKAKQGLVDQPHCLATSEANTEANASSPAVGNHVDSSRHDSSSSPPPVWLRHTAEPCYCGSVTCGREGSKRQGSATLSQVRRRWRMNRGISDPGREVSYCTTPTQTDSPCVSPPNSPPPSTVQPCTSPPPSTVQPCTSPPPSTVQPCTSPPPSTVQPCTTQTQTDRLCASLPPPTVQHCASPPPPTVQHCASPPPSTVEPSTPKTQTVPLYASVPKTVPTSTHPYCETPPLVALPCASPPRSICKYPPKKSALPPTVLPSKAQTTPPLATQTEMVPTKLTCTARTTTTASNPNCPTAPPSPTIAPYTAPNGHDPKPTPVLAPSTAPTCPTPTPTPNIAPCTILTQTALSCSSLNQLISPPPTVTSCHPPAQTAPAYISLIQTIPPGNPPCQTVPPCSSQPPVVPSYSAHIQIKYCSSPSPIVKSCNSPPPMVKPYHTIPTAPSCATPTKTVPLYASTFRPAPPYTPPPQAQYCSTQDKRVIEWECRGERRILPPPPPPPPPYTPRKEGVSCTPGSACQAPLLRRASEKERSGRSGSPLPCPRASSLKQRAQTPLAVPLKGNQADQGSSPTKAVSRPTCLGQAQAQLGAQLGALHKILCSGTNTPNSQQALPPGQCLSGVRGCSGSGGGPTVGPLTSTQADTLRQVQEILGGLVSGARSKLDPTWVAEKLMGPNGPLHDIRSLQTQLHSMEGVLETSQNTIKVLLDVIQDLEKKEAERDGRHSYRTGQDIENCGTCRDCACIIYSVEHDFRLQEGAVTRTWRVGDPPEGSPLAAVTPQPTTPHRQDSPLPVTPARPPHSGKKSRKKCFWFL, from the exons ATGGTGAGCAAAGAGCCGAATCACTTGCTCATTGGCCAATACACCAACAGCAAGACCGCCGACAAACCGCCTGGCGCCATGACCGTGCGCTCCGTGCTGCTCAACCGCGACTCGCCGGACATCGAAAGCCGCCTCAAGCGCCGCCGCAACCGCACCCACCAGGTGCGCTTCAAAGACCTGGAGGATGGCGTTGTTGGCGGGACCACTGGCGCTGGAACCAAAGGCCCAGAGAGGACTGCCGCTGAGCGTGACAGCCCCCACCCCCTGCGGAAGAACACCCCCATGAGCCCCATGGCCCCCCAGGGATGGCTAACAGAGAGGTCAATGGGGGACGAGGTTTCCTCCAACCAGGCCTCGGTAGTTGGGGCTGTCCGAGGAGATATGGCAGACACTATTGAGGTAGTGGCAGCATTTTTGGCACGGGCGCCCCCTCACCCGCTTACCCCGGGACCCACGCGCCGCTGCTGGGCACCAACATCGCCCCCACGGCCTTGCTCCCTCACACTACCTCTCTCCCGGAGGCAGTACGCCAGCATGGCCATCCAGACCCCCTCCTGCCTCAAGAAGCCCAAGCCACGGGTGCCCTCGGCTGTCAGCACGCGCAACCGAAATGTGGGGGACTCGGTGGGGGTGAATGGGGATGACGAACAGGACGATAAAAAGGATGAGTACTACACTACCCACAACCACATTTCAGAACCTGCATCTATAGATGGAAACGGCCTTGGGTCTAAGGCTAAACAGGGATTGGTGGACCAACCCCACTGCCTCGCGACCAGCGAGGCTAACACTGAGGCTAACGCCAGCTCCCCTGCTGTTGGGAATCACGTGGACTCTTCCAGGCATGACTCTTCTTCTTCCCCTCCCCCAGTTTGGCTTCGGCACACTGCAGAGCCTTGCTACTGCGGTTCTGTGacctgtgggagggagggatctaAACGCCAGGGGAGTGCAACTCTGTCCCAAGTAAGGAGGAGATGGCGCATGAACCGTGGTATCAGTGACCCGGGAAGGGAGGTGTCCTACTGTACcactcccacacagacagacagtccctgTGTTTCCCCTCCTAACTCCCCACCTCCCTCAACTGTGCAGCCCtgcacctccccacctccctcgaCTGTGCAGCCCtgcacctccccacctccctcgaCTGTGCAGCCCtgcacctccccacctccctcgaCTGTGCAGCCCTGCACCACCCAAACACAAACTGACCGTCTCTGcgcctccctgcctcctcccaccGTGCAGCACTGCGCCTCCCCGCCTCCTCCCACCGTGCAGCACTGCGCCTCCCCACCTCCCTCGACTGTGGAACCCTCCACCCCCAAAACTCAGACTGTGCCTCTCTATGCTTCCGTACCTAAAACTGTGCCAACCTCCACCCATCCATATTGTGAAACACCACCACTGGTGGCTCTGCCTTGCGCCTCCCCACCCCGGTCTATCTGTAAATATCCCCCGAAAAAATCAGCGCTTCCTCCAACTGTTCTTCCATCTAAAGCTCAAACCACTCCACCTCTCGCtacacaaactgaaatggtcccaACCAAACTAACATGCACCGccagaactacaaccacagcCTCAAATCCAAATTGTCCCACCGCACCACCATCTCCAACGATAgccccctatacagcccctaatGGCCATGACCCAAAACCAACTCCTGTTCTAGCCCCCTCCACTGCCCCAACTTGCCCCACCCCAACACCAACTCCAAATATAGCACCCTGCACCATCTTAACACAAACTGCCCTATCCTGCTCTTCCTTAAATCAACTCATATCTCCACCTCCAACTGTGACATCATGCCACCCCCCAGCCCAAACTGCCCCTGCCTACATCTCCTTAATTCAGACCATACCACCTGGGAACCCCCCATGTCAGACCGTACCACCATGCTCCTCCCAACCTCCAGTAGTACCTTCCTACTCCGCccacattcaaataaaatactgctcctctccctctcccattgtAAAAAGCTGCAACTCCCCACCTCCAATGGTAAAACCCTACCATACAATTCCAACGGCGCCATCTTGTGCAACTCCAACGAAAACTGTGCCCCTCTACGCTTCCACGTTTCGTCCTGCGCCCCCCTACACCCCCCCGCCTCAGGCCCAATACTGCAGCACTCAGGACAAGAGGGTGATAGAGTGGGAGtgtaggggggagaggaggatactTCCACCACCACCCCCGCCCCCTCCCCCGTACACCCCACGCAAAGAGGGGGTGAGTTGCACCCCAGGCTCGGCCTGCCAGGCACCCCTGCTCAGGCGGgcgagtgagaaggagaggtcagGAAGATCAGGGTCACCCCTGCCCTGTCCTCGAGCCAGCTCTCTGAAACAGAGAGCTCAAACACCCTTGGCGGTCCCTCTGAAAGGGAACCAGGCGGACCAGGGCTCCTCGCCCACCAAGGCCGTCTCCAGACCCACCTGCCTAGGCCAGGCTCAGGCTCAGCTAGGGGCTCAGCTTGGGGCCCTCCATAAAATTCTCTGCTCTGGGACCAACACCCCCAACAGCCAGCAAGCTCTCCCCCCTGGCCAGTGCCTGTCCGGGGTCCGTGGCTGCTCTGGCTCTGGAGGGGGCCCCACCGTTGGGCCCCTGACCTCCACCCAGGCTGACACCCTGAGGCAGGTGCAGGAAATCCTGGGGGGGCTGGTGTCGGGGGCCAGGAGTAAACTGGATCCGACCTGGGTAGCAGAGAAACTGATGGGCCCCAACGGGCCCCTGCACGACATCCGGAGCCTGCAGACCCAGCTGCACAGCATGGAGGGGGTCCTGGAGACTAGCCAGAACACCATCAAGGTCCTGCTGGATGTCATACAGGACCTGGAGaagaaggaggcagagagagatgg gagacaCTCCTACCGGACGGGTCAGGACATAGAGAACTGTGGCACGTGCAGAGACTGTGCCTGCATCATATACAG